The following coding sequences are from one Leptolyngbya sp. NIES-3755 window:
- a CDS encoding hypothetical protein (similar to AA sequence:cyanobase_aa:Cyan7425_0995) has protein sequence MKRFNLKQLFASIAIAVVVFFTNINSIAPNALIADLGVKTNASDLNYAGSDVSNSGNPDVGTIQQKSLPPLPNAKQPMIDRADPNSKVFERAGQSIQDASAFLKDTVEGANERPEAKMNPAIEK, from the coding sequence ATGAAACGATTCAACCTTAAACAGCTTTTCGCCTCGATCGCGATCGCAGTCGTTGTCTTTTTTACCAACATCAACTCGATCGCGCCGAATGCTCTAATTGCCGATCTCGGTGTTAAAACCAATGCCTCAGATCTGAACTATGCGGGGTCTGATGTGTCCAATTCTGGCAATCCGGACGTGGGTACGATTCAGCAAAAATCTTTGCCCCCTTTACCCAACGCAAAACAACCGATGATCGATCGTGCTGATCCCAACTCGAAAGTTTTCGAGCGAGCAGGTCAGTCGATTCAAGACGCTTCGGCATTCCTCAAAGACACCGTAGAAGGTGCGAATGAGCGTCCCGAAGCCAAAATGAATCCAGCGATCGAAAAGTAG
- a CDS encoding hypothetical protein (hypothetical protein Cyan7822_2163;~similar to AA sequence:cyanobase_aa:LBDG_26240) encodes MQRFRLKSLLRWLILAAVVFFLFQSLQKHWQEVTQLRITPAGVACLAIALGVTLFAHIFAGVVWSWILRFLSYPVSRAWGAETYLKTNIAKYLPGNVWHFYGRINAAKQKGIPIAPATLSVVLESLLMLAAACFLAIVGFRSWVQFGIAIVILIGVHPIFLNFVLKRLQKSNPVQIERYPFLPLLGELGFLGLRAIGFVLTFLALRPITGSDLPLLISGFAWSWLLGFVIPGLPGGVGVFEAVAIAVLSQGFPSGQVLGAVALYRFINTLAEGMGAGLATLDRSSG; translated from the coding sequence ATGCAGCGTTTTCGCCTCAAATCTTTGCTCCGCTGGCTGATTCTGGCAGCCGTAGTTTTCTTTTTGTTTCAATCTCTTCAGAAACATTGGCAGGAGGTGACTCAACTGCGGATTACTCCGGCGGGTGTGGCTTGTCTTGCGATCGCGCTTGGAGTGACGTTATTTGCCCATATTTTTGCGGGCGTTGTTTGGAGTTGGATTTTGCGATTTTTGTCGTATCCGGTTTCTAGAGCTTGGGGCGCAGAAACTTATCTGAAAACAAATATTGCCAAGTATTTGCCGGGGAACGTGTGGCATTTTTACGGACGAATTAATGCTGCAAAACAGAAAGGAATCCCGATCGCACCTGCCACACTCAGTGTTGTGCTCGAATCTCTGTTGATGTTGGCGGCAGCTTGTTTTCTTGCAATTGTCGGGTTTCGGTCTTGGGTGCAGTTTGGCATTGCGATCGTCATTCTGATCGGGGTTCATCCGATTTTTCTCAATTTCGTGCTCAAACGATTACAGAAATCGAATCCGGTTCAGATTGAACGATATCCGTTCTTGCCGCTATTGGGTGAGTTGGGATTTTTGGGATTGAGAGCGATCGGGTTTGTGCTGACTTTTCTCGCATTGCGTCCGATCACGGGTTCAGACTTACCGCTTTTGATTAGTGGATTTGCTTGGTCTTGGTTGTTGGGATTTGTGATTCCGGGATTACCGGGAGGAGTGGGCGTATTTGAAGCGGTCGCGATCGCGGTTTTGAGTCAAGGATTTCCCAGTGGACAGGTATTAGGAGCGGTTGCCTTGTATCGATTTATTAACACGCTGGCTGAAGGAATGGGTGCGGGACTTGCGACCCTCGATCGTTCAAGTGGGTGA
- a CDS encoding hypothetical protein (hypothetical protein MC7420_6526;~similar to AA sequence:cyanobase_aa:LBDG_26250), with product MVLEIMSMQSGRQSQDLDAESIASLNEGSEEIDLQRSTAGSPEIYQAQETLYQFLLEVVRQWPPEEVLLEFKRLFFYQIDLASSGAVQAVHQLILQNDEIEFRNTLKRCCYILVNNWDAARQYKAIQALLQAFQESTIESQTISPSIKRLKTWIENFKHSQDYEELKLFTARYETQAKEKWISRYTSYLLVPQYVDIRNPIEQREAARALSRQLKDRFKFDLAMYIAKSQSATSPEKMPKNPTALGDNVLMLIKAIVAKRGQYSYANLANIFINQIQNLNYKEFKQSLQKYLIFSVDHHSDYAIALQSKLAEKLASLYLDYDSSPLSDALILRTCNRIIETLTTENRKEPSQLFVLLLSQGNPMTLVIVLLKIVLICNASRSHLEAQIAVLIRHYEQLSEQNCGWVINFLEIFNVTFAIHAENVQYNLVKMQQAQEAAPQAKINLDHYRIFSQMKPIIRPKAEPESPT from the coding sequence ATGGTGCTGGAAATTATGAGTATGCAGTCAGGTAGACAGTCGCAAGATTTAGATGCGGAATCGATCGCTTCACTCAATGAAGGGTCTGAGGAGATCGATTTGCAGCGCTCAACGGCTGGATCTCCAGAGATCTACCAGGCACAAGAAACGCTTTATCAGTTCCTTCTAGAAGTGGTCAGACAGTGGCCTCCTGAAGAAGTTTTATTAGAATTCAAGCGGCTCTTTTTCTATCAGATTGATTTGGCAAGTTCGGGAGCCGTTCAAGCGGTTCATCAACTGATTTTACAAAATGATGAAATTGAATTTAGAAATACATTAAAGCGGTGCTGTTACATTTTGGTAAATAACTGGGATGCAGCACGGCAATATAAAGCGATTCAAGCTTTGCTCCAAGCGTTTCAAGAGTCTACGATCGAGTCTCAAACCATCTCTCCAAGCATCAAACGATTAAAAACTTGGATCGAGAACTTTAAACACAGTCAAGATTACGAAGAGCTAAAACTATTTACGGCTCGATACGAAACTCAGGCAAAAGAGAAATGGATCAGTCGCTATACGTCTTATTTACTGGTTCCACAATATGTTGATATTCGCAATCCGATCGAACAAAGAGAGGCAGCCCGCGCTCTTTCAAGACAGCTAAAAGATCGATTCAAATTCGATCTGGCGATGTATATTGCTAAATCTCAATCCGCAACCTCACCAGAGAAAATGCCGAAAAATCCAACGGCTTTGGGTGATAATGTTCTGATGCTGATTAAAGCGATCGTGGCAAAACGCGGACAATACAGCTATGCAAATTTAGCCAATATTTTCATCAATCAAATCCAAAATCTGAACTACAAAGAGTTCAAGCAAAGTCTTCAGAAATACCTGATTTTCTCGGTCGATCATCACAGTGATTATGCGATCGCACTTCAATCAAAACTGGCAGAAAAACTAGCATCGCTCTACCTAGATTACGATTCTTCTCCACTCAGTGATGCGCTGATTCTCAGAACGTGTAATCGCATTATCGAAACTTTGACCACAGAGAATCGTAAAGAACCTTCTCAGCTTTTTGTTTTGTTATTGTCACAAGGCAATCCGATGACATTAGTGATTGTGCTGCTGAAAATCGTTCTAATTTGCAATGCTTCTCGATCGCATTTAGAAGCCCAAATCGCTGTCTTGATTCGGCATTACGAACAGCTTTCGGAACAAAATTGTGGCTGGGTAATTAACTTCCTAGAAATCTTCAATGTTACGTTTGCCATTCATGCGGAAAACGTGCAATACAACCTGGTGAAAATGCAGCAAGCTCAAGAAGCTGCACCTCAAGCCAAAATCAACCTCGACCATTATCGAATTTTTTCGCAAATGAAGCCGATTATTCGTCCGAAAGCAGAACCCGAATCACCCACTTGA
- a CDS encoding Tic22 family protein (similar to AA sequence:cyanobase_aa:LBDG_45080): MKSLVRWSTTAAMVGGTLFAGLQALALTPEQITQKLRAVPVFTIANNQGAPLVAQPPNGQKGNPVAGVFISQRDANAFLENLRSRNPALAKDVRVVPVSLAEVFQLNQGAQGAQGRQEKLDFAYVPAKQQLDAALAILKANGQQATQFNGTPLFVARAGKDKGFLTIQEGNQSVIPMFFNKEDLQPLVDRFKQQKPDLAATVDIQVFPLEGVMQAMQREKDPQLDKIVLIPPRETLEFVQRQQQQQPQQQRSQPQQRPQQQTQPQRPQQPAAPKR; the protein is encoded by the coding sequence ATGAAATCATTGGTTCGTTGGAGTACAACCGCTGCAATGGTAGGGGGAACGCTCTTCGCTGGGTTGCAAGCACTCGCACTCACCCCAGAGCAAATCACCCAGAAGTTACGGGCTGTCCCCGTTTTTACGATCGCCAATAACCAAGGTGCGCCGCTGGTCGCTCAACCGCCAAACGGTCAGAAAGGAAATCCAGTGGCAGGCGTGTTTATTAGTCAAAGAGATGCGAATGCATTTTTAGAAAATTTACGATCGAGAAATCCCGCACTGGCAAAAGATGTGCGAGTTGTGCCGGTGTCGCTGGCAGAAGTGTTTCAACTGAATCAAGGCGCTCAAGGCGCTCAAGGTAGACAAGAGAAGCTTGATTTTGCGTATGTGCCCGCGAAACAGCAACTCGATGCCGCGCTCGCAATTCTCAAAGCAAACGGTCAGCAAGCAACGCAGTTTAACGGAACGCCTTTGTTTGTCGCACGTGCAGGCAAGGACAAAGGATTTTTGACGATTCAAGAAGGCAACCAATCGGTGATTCCCATGTTCTTCAATAAAGAAGACTTGCAGCCGTTGGTCGATCGCTTTAAGCAACAAAAGCCGGACCTTGCCGCAACGGTTGATATTCAGGTCTTCCCGCTCGAAGGGGTGATGCAGGCGATGCAGCGCGAGAAAGATCCGCAGCTTGACAAGATTGTGTTGATTCCGCCGAGAGAAACGCTAGAGTTCGTTCAACGTCAACAACAGCAGCAACCTCAGCAACAAAGATCTCAACCACAACAAAGACCCCAACAACAAACGCAGCCCCAAAGACCTCAACAGCCTGCGGCTCCAAAACGCTAA
- a CDS encoding HemK family modification methylase (similar to AA sequence:cyanobase_aa:LBDG_45090) — protein sequence MSVLIPGSQLWKWRSTAKHLSIAHGISPNEVDWLLQEFAGIDRLFLRLQPDHAIESKVSLSDLDQAWQNRIEQRTPIQYLAGIAPWRNFELKVAPGVLIPRPETELLIDFAIAQDPILKSGHWVDLGTGSGAIAIGVALSLPNAIVHAVDQSEDALKIARSNAELLNAKVQFYQGNWFEPIGHLKRSLSGVVSNPPYIPSQTVLELDPEVRLHEPHLALDGGSDGLDSIRHLVETAPDYLISGGVWMVEMMMGQAEEVAALLSAQGSYDRITIQKDLAGIERFAIAYRK from the coding sequence ATGAGTGTTCTGATTCCTGGAAGTCAGCTTTGGAAGTGGCGATCGACCGCGAAACATCTGTCGATCGCTCATGGCATTTCCCCAAACGAAGTCGATTGGCTCTTGCAAGAATTTGCAGGAATCGATCGACTTTTTTTACGGTTACAACCCGATCACGCGATCGAATCGAAGGTGTCGCTTTCTGATCTCGATCAAGCTTGGCAAAACCGAATTGAACAACGAACTCCGATTCAGTATTTGGCGGGCATTGCTCCTTGGCGAAATTTTGAATTAAAAGTGGCTCCTGGAGTTTTGATTCCGCGACCAGAAACAGAATTATTGATTGATTTCGCGATCGCTCAAGATCCGATTCTGAAGTCCGGACATTGGGTCGATTTGGGCACAGGAAGTGGCGCGATCGCGATCGGAGTTGCGCTATCTTTGCCAAATGCGATCGTTCATGCTGTCGATCAAAGTGAAGATGCTTTGAAAATTGCCCGATCGAATGCTGAATTGCTCAATGCCAAGGTTCAGTTTTATCAAGGAAATTGGTTTGAACCGATCGGACATTTAAAGCGATCGCTGAGCGGTGTGGTTTCCAATCCGCCTTATATCCCGTCTCAAACGGTTTTAGAACTTGATCCTGAAGTGAGACTGCACGAGCCACATTTAGCTCTAGATGGCGGTTCAGATGGATTAGACAGCATTCGCCATTTAGTTGAAACTGCTCCAGACTATCTAATTTCAGGTGGCGTTTGGATGGTGGAAATGATGATGGGACAAGCAGAAGAAGTTGCCGCATTACTTTCGGCTCAGGGAAGCTACGATCGAATTACAATCCAAAAAGACCTCGCTGGCATTGAACGATTCGCGATCGCGTACCGAAAATAA
- a CDS encoding hypothetical protein (hypothetical protein CY0110_25516;~similar to AA sequence:cyanobase_aa:LBDG_45100): protein MRPTPIPPQPGQESVWDYPRPPRLEPVNQRIQIIFNEVTIVDTEKAMRVLETSHPPTYYIPPEDIKQEYLIPSSRSTFCEWKGQGSYYSVKVGEKIATDVGWYYSNPTPDFRAMQNYVAFYAAPMDACYVDGEKVIPQPGQFYGGWITSDVVGPFKGEVGSWGW from the coding sequence ATGCGTCCTACTCCTATCCCGCCTCAACCCGGACAAGAATCCGTCTGGGATTATCCGCGCCCTCCTCGCTTGGAACCTGTGAATCAGCGAATTCAGATTATTTTTAATGAAGTGACGATCGTAGATACTGAAAAAGCGATGCGGGTTCTCGAAACGAGTCATCCACCGACTTATTACATTCCGCCTGAAGATATCAAGCAAGAGTATTTGATTCCCTCTAGTCGATCGACTTTTTGCGAATGGAAAGGTCAGGGAAGTTATTACAGCGTAAAAGTCGGGGAGAAAATTGCGACCGATGTGGGTTGGTACTATAGCAATCCGACTCCGGACTTTAGGGCGATGCAAAATTATGTCGCGTTTTATGCGGCTCCAATGGATGCTTGTTATGTGGATGGCGAAAAGGTGATACCGCAGCCTGGACAGTTCTATGGCGGTTGGATTACCAGCGATGTGGTTGGTCCATTTAAGGGTGAAGTTGGCTCTTGGGGGTGGTGA
- a CDS encoding permease protein of sugar ABC transporter (similar to AA sequence:cyanobase_aa:LBDG_13390): MYKSILKSGYPIQRQLTPYLFLLPALIVLGLTVFYPALQAFYLSFTRYDLIGEPEWIGWQNFQRLSRDPVFWQTLRNTLLYLVCVVPVLAIAPLALAILVNQKLRGIRWFRVAYYTPVIISMVVAGIAWKWLYSDNGLLNQFLRAIGFEGVPWLTDPNLALFSVMVVTIWKGLGYYMVIYLAGLQSIPADLYEAASIDGSDGLRKHLDITIPLMKPYLFLVAVISAISATKVFEEIFIMTQGGPLNSSKTIVFYVYEQAFTKLEISYACTIGLVMFLIILMLSIVRLAVQRSTGEDLI, encoded by the coding sequence ATGTATAAGTCAATCCTGAAAAGCGGGTATCCGATCCAGCGGCAGCTTACGCCTTATCTGTTTCTGTTGCCCGCTTTGATCGTGTTGGGACTCACCGTATTTTATCCAGCCCTGCAAGCGTTTTATCTGAGCTTCACTCGTTACGACTTGATCGGTGAACCGGAGTGGATCGGTTGGCAGAATTTTCAGCGGTTGAGTCGCGATCCAGTCTTTTGGCAAACATTACGAAATACGCTGCTTTATTTGGTGTGCGTCGTTCCGGTTTTAGCGATCGCGCCCCTTGCCTTAGCAATTCTCGTCAATCAGAAGTTGCGTGGAATTCGCTGGTTTCGGGTGGCATACTATACGCCTGTGATTATTTCGATGGTCGTGGCGGGAATTGCCTGGAAATGGCTGTACTCGGATAACGGATTGCTGAATCAATTTTTAAGAGCGATCGGCTTTGAGGGTGTTCCGTGGCTGACTGATCCAAATCTTGCTCTCTTTAGCGTCATGGTCGTGACGATTTGGAAAGGGTTGGGCTACTACATGGTGATTTATCTGGCGGGATTGCAATCGATTCCAGCCGATTTGTATGAAGCTGCCTCGATCGATGGTTCTGACGGACTCCGCAAGCACTTGGATATTACGATTCCGCTAATGAAGCCTTATCTATTTTTGGTTGCTGTGATTTCTGCGATTTCAGCCACCAAAGTGTTTGAAGAGATTTTCATTATGACTCAGGGCGGTCCGTTGAATAGCTCGAAAACGATCGTGTTTTATGTGTATGAGCAAGCATTTACGAAATTGGAAATTAGCTATGCCTGTACGATCGGGCTAGTGATGTTTTTGATCATTTTGATGTTGTCGATCGTGCGGTTAGCGGTTCAACGATCGACCGGAGAAGATTTAATTTAA
- a CDS encoding hypothetical protein (hypothetical protein LYNGBM3L_48280;~similar to AA sequence:cyanobase_aa:LBDG_13400), giving the protein MSETTSFLGGAALAGLAAVILLRGGVGGTNTPMLSPAQPLPNYGYSVQPGVPVPTAAPTTTGIDTDKQRAETEQLRALVEQQRIQTEQLKTQLQSQQALIETLNAQNKAALANPQKPANSSIENNPVFSNLLWMLGGVILTFGGGIALVGMFVLFAKQQRPSRTIEVVHDEYPGYLSNRRRSQMLPARRSIRRVEAEEID; this is encoded by the coding sequence ATGAGTGAAACAACGTCATTTTTAGGAGGAGCAGCACTCGCAGGACTAGCGGCTGTGATTTTGCTCAGAGGAGGAGTCGGCGGTACGAATACCCCCATGCTTTCTCCCGCTCAACCTCTTCCCAACTACGGCTATTCTGTCCAACCGGGTGTGCCTGTTCCTACGGCTGCCCCCACGACGACCGGAATCGATACTGATAAGCAACGCGCTGAAACCGAGCAATTGAGAGCATTGGTCGAACAGCAGCGCATTCAAACCGAGCAGCTTAAAACTCAGCTTCAAAGTCAGCAAGCCCTGATCGAAACGCTGAATGCTCAGAACAAGGCTGCATTAGCGAATCCACAGAAGCCCGCGAATTCCTCGATCGAGAATAATCCCGTTTTCTCGAATCTGCTCTGGATGTTGGGCGGTGTGATTCTGACTTTTGGTGGCGGAATTGCGCTCGTTGGCATGTTTGTGCTTTTTGCGAAACAGCAGCGACCCTCCCGCACGATCGAGGTTGTTCACGATGAATATCCGGGGTACTTATCGAATCGTCGCCGATCTCAGATGTTGCCCGCTCGTCGATCGATTCGTCGAGTTGAAGCAGAGGAAATCGATTAG
- a CDS encoding methyltransferase (similar to AA sequence:cyanobase_aa:LBDG_13410) produces MVQRIQDRVHLTYLIDRSTPSEDELHPGSDVVLGLSQTPKTLPPRYFYDDRGSQLFEQITELPEYYLTRTETEILRSCAPEIAQITGACELVELGSGNSTKTRILLDAYRSSGYPLVYCPIDVSAGILESSAHSLLRDYPELEVYGLVGTYELALEKLPKTHLSSRMIGFIGSTLGNLNPEECDIFLDRITHALRSKEYFLLGIDLHKSTEQLEAAYNDRRGITAEFNLNMLRHLNQRFQGDFDLTQFQHIAIYNETERQIEMHLRSLRSQIVHLQALNLTVEFAEGETILSEISRKFDLDQMKKLLTEKQLNCIQVWTDSQSAFAVLLCQRA; encoded by the coding sequence GTGGTTCAAAGGATTCAAGACCGTGTTCATTTGACTTATTTAATCGATCGTTCAACTCCATCCGAAGATGAATTGCATCCCGGTAGTGATGTGGTTCTCGGATTGAGCCAAACCCCGAAAACCCTACCGCCTCGATATTTTTATGACGATCGAGGTTCCCAATTGTTTGAACAAATCACCGAGCTTCCGGAGTACTATCTCACTCGCACTGAGACCGAAATTCTCAGATCCTGTGCGCCTGAAATTGCTCAAATCACCGGAGCTTGTGAACTGGTTGAACTGGGGAGCGGCAACTCGACCAAGACGCGGATTTTATTGGATGCGTATCGATCGTCTGGTTATCCGCTCGTCTATTGCCCGATCGATGTCAGTGCTGGAATTCTCGAAAGTAGTGCTCACAGTCTCTTGCGTGATTACCCGGAACTTGAAGTATACGGACTCGTGGGAACTTATGAACTCGCACTAGAGAAATTACCGAAAACGCATCTTTCGAGCCGCATGATTGGCTTTATCGGCAGTACGTTGGGGAATTTGAACCCGGAAGAATGCGATATTTTTCTCGATCGAATCACCCATGCACTGAGATCGAAAGAATATTTTCTACTCGGAATTGATTTGCACAAATCGACGGAACAACTCGAAGCGGCATATAACGATCGACGAGGAATCACGGCTGAATTTAACTTAAATATGTTGCGTCATTTGAACCAGCGATTTCAGGGAGATTTTGATTTAACGCAGTTTCAGCACATTGCAATTTACAACGAAACTGAGCGACAAATTGAAATGCACCTGCGGAGTTTGCGATCGCAAATTGTGCATCTCCAAGCATTAAATTTAACCGTCGAATTTGCCGAAGGAGAAACGATCCTAAGTGAAATCTCGCGGAAATTTGACCTCGATCAAATGAAAAAGCTGTTGACAGAAAAACAACTCAACTGCATTCAGGTTTGGACAGATTCGCAATCCGCCTTTGCCGTTTTACTTTGTCAACGTGCCTAA
- a CDS encoding hypothetical protein (conserved domain protein;~similar to AA sequence:cyanobase_aa:LBDG_13420), with protein sequence MQQCRSKTLSLIQSLDYEAFCTQAHPDFSPIGWHVGHIAYTEALWILQRCAGYPPVFPEYHRLFAQDGMPKCDRVRLPEIPVVLDYLETVRSKVFDYLAIAPLDQQERLWKWLLQHECQHAETLSIVLALLELRGAGGSPLNPPRVGDFEAREFQDRGEMVLIPAGSSVQGSDAIEAQDNERPPHEVYLEEYWIDRYPVTNADYRSFIEAGGYQNPQWWSDAGWNWVQENAIQHPLYYPHSSKSPRMGDLGGTTHPHRSEDSPVCGVSWYEADAYTKFVGKRLPTEAEWEKAAQFQNMLGEVWQWTTTWFEAYPNFESYPYPGYSQTYFDRAHRVLKGGSSVTFPWAMRNTFRNWYYPHVREIFSGFRCVSGVRN encoded by the coding sequence ATGCAGCAGTGTCGATCGAAAACGCTCTCTCTGATTCAATCGCTGGATTATGAAGCGTTTTGCACTCAAGCCCACCCTGATTTCAGTCCGATCGGGTGGCATGTGGGACATATTGCTTATACTGAAGCGCTCTGGATTTTGCAGCGATGTGCAGGGTATCCGCCTGTATTTCCTGAGTATCATCGCTTGTTTGCTCAGGATGGAATGCCGAAGTGCGATCGCGTTCGATTGCCTGAGATTCCGGTTGTGTTGGACTATTTGGAAACAGTGCGATCGAAAGTCTTTGATTATTTAGCGATCGCGCCTTTAGATCAGCAGGAACGATTGTGGAAATGGTTGCTGCAACATGAATGCCAACATGCGGAAACCCTGTCGATCGTGCTTGCGTTATTGGAGTTGCGGGGGGCGGGTGGAAGCCCCCTAAATCCCCCACGAGTGGGGGACTTTGAAGCGAGAGAGTTTCAGGATCGGGGGGAAATGGTTTTGATTCCGGCGGGTTCGTCTGTTCAGGGAAGCGATGCGATCGAGGCTCAGGATAATGAGCGTCCGCCGCATGAAGTTTATTTAGAAGAGTATTGGATCGATCGATATCCTGTGACAAATGCAGACTATCGATCGTTCATTGAGGCGGGAGGCTACCAAAACCCGCAATGGTGGTCAGATGCAGGATGGAACTGGGTTCAAGAAAACGCAATCCAACATCCTCTATACTATCCCCACTCTTCAAAGTCTCCCAGAATGGGGGATTTAGGGGGCACAACCCATCCCCACCGCAGCGAAGATTCTCCCGTTTGTGGTGTGAGTTGGTATGAGGCGGATGCTTACACAAAATTTGTAGGAAAACGACTACCAACCGAAGCCGAATGGGAAAAAGCCGCCCAATTCCAAAATATGCTCGGTGAAGTTTGGCAATGGACAACGACTTGGTTTGAAGCTTATCCCAACTTTGAAAGCTATCCCTATCCAGGCTATTCCCAAACTTACTTCGATCGTGCTCATCGAGTTCTCAAAGGGGGCAGCTCCGTCACTTTTCCTTGGGCGATGCGAAACACCTTCCGAAACTGGTATTATCCGCACGTCCGAGAAATCTTTTCAGGGTTTCGCTGTGTTTCTGGTGTGAGGAATTAG
- a CDS encoding glutamine amidotransferase (similar to AA sequence:cyanobase_aa:LBDG_13430), producing MCRLLGYLGRPVLLDRLTSQSDHSLVVQSYEPKEMTAGTMNADGFGVGWYHATREAEPFTYRSTLPIWNDVNLQSLSRYVESGCVLANVRSATAGLATDLSNTQPFQYASIMGLHNGFIKDFRQTLYRPMRDRLSDLAYQLVQGLTDSEHIFATVIDELESSASLTDALHRTLKVLTELAEKHQVPFSANLILSDGYQLVASRYAQGVQTPTLYYLQNDPNFPDSVLIASEPIFEGKWKALPDRCLLTVDHDFEPDITPI from the coding sequence ATGTGTCGTTTGCTTGGTTATCTAGGGCGACCTGTGTTGCTCGATCGCTTAACTTCTCAATCGGATCATTCTCTCGTCGTGCAAAGCTATGAGCCTAAAGAAATGACGGCAGGTACGATGAATGCGGATGGCTTTGGAGTCGGTTGGTATCATGCCACTCGTGAAGCTGAACCGTTTACCTATCGCAGCACTTTACCGATTTGGAACGATGTGAATTTGCAGAGTTTGAGTCGGTATGTCGAATCGGGCTGTGTGTTGGCAAATGTTCGGAGTGCAACAGCAGGATTGGCAACGGATTTAAGCAACACTCAGCCGTTTCAATATGCGTCGATTATGGGATTGCACAACGGATTTATTAAAGACTTTCGCCAAACGTTGTATCGTCCGATGCGCGATCGCTTGAGTGATCTGGCGTATCAATTAGTGCAAGGATTGACCGATTCGGAACATATCTTTGCGACTGTGATTGATGAATTGGAATCTAGTGCTAGTCTCACCGATGCGTTGCACCGAACTTTAAAGGTGCTGACGGAATTGGCTGAAAAACATCAAGTTCCGTTTTCTGCAAATCTGATTTTGAGTGATGGCTATCAATTGGTCGCTTCTCGGTATGCTCAAGGCGTTCAGACTCCAACACTTTATTATTTGCAGAATGATCCAAATTTTCCTGACTCTGTACTGATTGCCTCAGAACCGATCTTTGAGGGAAAGTGGAAAGCATTGCCCGATCGCTGTTTGTTGACCGTTGATCATGACTTTGAGCCAGATATCACTCCGATCTGA
- a CDS encoding hypothetical protein (hypothetical protein cce_4570;~similar to AA sequence:cyanobase_aa:LBDG_13440) has protein sequence MAQFFLSAGAILAGISVAGGAFATHALRAKLDDRALEIFETGARYQMYHAIALILVAFFITQTNFANPLLTASGIAFIIGIVLFSGSLYALSLSGVKILGAVAPIGGTAFMVGWACLAISAWRLKP, from the coding sequence ATGGCGCAATTCTTCTTATCAGCAGGCGCAATTCTGGCGGGAATTTCAGTTGCGGGGGGTGCATTCGCGACTCATGCCTTGAGAGCAAAATTAGACGATCGAGCTTTAGAAATTTTTGAGACGGGAGCGCGGTATCAGATGTATCACGCGATCGCATTAATCTTAGTTGCTTTTTTCATCACCCAAACTAATTTTGCAAATCCACTATTAACCGCTTCAGGAATTGCATTCATCATAGGAATTGTGTTGTTTTCAGGCAGTCTCTATGCACTTTCACTTTCTGGTGTAAAGATTCTGGGTGCAGTCGCTCCGATCGGTGGAACGGCATTTATGGTCGGTTGGGCTTGTTTAGCGATCTCTGCTTGGCGGTTGAAACCATAA